From one Brachypodium distachyon strain Bd21 chromosome 4, Brachypodium_distachyon_v3.0, whole genome shotgun sequence genomic stretch:
- the LOC100823718 gene encoding uncharacterized protein LOC100823718 encodes MPVLLTLGAPPRSPPPRLPRPPPAAFSSSWNCRMKKRHLRPGTFAIPADTPRGCGDPLPHPEERDPLLLGALRAARLRDEESRRPDPLFIDPYAAVLLSLDVAQQTSDSLVSRLMPSEDHYRLTTIYVDEKLQHLISSSDNVRQIVLLTDGMDTRPYRLCWPRMSVVYDVSPGRIFSTSTQQLKGAGAKISRNCVVLHTPLESPDLQEALCKNGFNGTRPSLWILQGLPLFTSTSLENLLLVVSNLATKGSIFMGEVPHFPDCTAASDLLSKQGWLDNLFFTRGFRVSFDHYENVANDIGSDLAVPWKQHGGVLFVAEQLRFSDAQMESFRMHFERAEEDADEEGFEEL; translated from the exons ATGCCCGTGCTGCTGACGctcggcgcgccgccgcgcagcCCACCTCCACGTCTGCCTCGCCCACCGCCAGCCgcgttctcctcctcctggaaCTGCCGTATGAAGAAGAGGCACTTGCGTCCGGGGACCTTTGCCATCCCTGCCGACACCCCCCGCGGTTGCGGTGACCCGCTCCCGCATCCGGAGGAGCGTGAccctctcctcctcggcgCCCTCCGCGCCGCGCGCCTAAGGGATGAGGAGTCCCGCCGCCCAG ATCCTCTTTTTATTGATCCATATGCTGCTGTGCTGCTTTCGCTTGATGTGGCACAACAAACATCGGATTCTCTTGTTTCACGTTTAATGCCTTCTGAAGACCATTATAGGCTAACTACTATATATGTTGATGAAAAATTGCAACATTTGATAAGCAGTTCAGACAATGTTAGACAG ATTGTTTTGTTGACAGATGGAATGGACACTCGTCCATATAGGTTGTGCTGGCCAAGGATGTCTGTTGTGTACGATGTATCACCTGGAAGAATCTTCAGTACATCAACCCAGCAACTCAAAG GAGCAGGAGCAAAAATATCGCGGAATTGTGTTGTACTTCATACTCCTTTAGAATCTCCTGATTTACAAGAGGCCTTGTGCAAAAATGGCTTCAACGGAACTAGGCCAAGCTTGTGGATCCTACAG GGTTTGCCTCTGTTCACTTCTACAAGTTTGGAAAACCTTTTGCTCGTTGTAAGCAATTTAGCAACAAAAGGAAGTATCTTCATGGGTGAGGTGCCACATTTTCCAGATTGTACAGCAGCATCAGACCTG TTATCCAAGCAAGGCTGGCTAGACAACCTTTTCTTTACCCGCGGTTTTCGGGTCAGCTTTGATCACTATGAAAATGTTGCAAATGATATTGGATCAGATCTAGCTGTCCCATGGAAACAACATGGTGGAGTCCTTTTTGTTGCAGAACAGCTTCGGTTTTCAGATGCACAG ATGGAGAGCTTCCGGATGCACTTTGAAAGAGCAGAGGAGGATGCTGATGAAGAAGGATTTGAGGAACTTTAG